One stretch of Saccharopolyspora erythraea DNA includes these proteins:
- a CDS encoding MFS transporter, with amino-acid sequence MRSAQQSGSSEADPAVVFKPQAVRRAATAGALGNLIEYYDFSLYGYLAVVIAPQFFPAGNSTTSLLAALAVFATAFLARPVGGIFFGLLGDRMGRRTALISSVVCMGVAASATGLLPTYDQIGIAAAVLLFVARLAQGFSAGGEAVGSITYVYESVPMKRRAFLGSFNYIGSNLGFAVAAVVAGAVSALTTEPQMAEWGWRVPFLLAIPLTLLCLWARLRIEDTPEFAAASRRADLPTAPMREAFATHRVAMLQTLGVTVAQTGCLFLGLTYMNIYLSANLGYDATQVHWLSALVVLAGVLLMLPAGWLAGRFGSRNVMLVGFVGLLVTTYPALMLMGQQSLALAGVAYLLYMGWGALIQSPAASLFPRLFERRVRYTGMAVGYNLGNIVAGGTAPYAAAYLIDRTGNVLSPSFFVMTVCVIGIATLLGIRKYR; translated from the coding sequence ATGCGCTCTGCTCAGCAATCAGGGTCTTCGGAGGCCGATCCCGCCGTCGTCTTCAAGCCGCAGGCCGTGCGCCGGGCGGCGACGGCCGGTGCTCTCGGGAATCTCATCGAGTACTACGACTTCAGCCTCTACGGCTATCTCGCGGTGGTGATCGCACCGCAGTTCTTCCCGGCGGGCAACTCGACCACCTCCCTGCTCGCGGCGCTCGCGGTGTTCGCAACCGCGTTCCTGGCGCGGCCCGTGGGCGGGATCTTCTTCGGCCTGCTCGGTGACCGCATGGGCCGGCGCACGGCGCTCATCTCGTCGGTGGTGTGCATGGGGGTCGCCGCCAGCGCGACCGGGCTGCTGCCGACCTACGACCAGATCGGTATCGCGGCCGCGGTGCTGCTGTTCGTCGCGCGGCTGGCCCAGGGCTTCTCGGCCGGGGGCGAGGCCGTCGGTTCGATCACCTACGTCTACGAGTCGGTGCCGATGAAGCGCCGTGCCTTCCTCGGTTCCTTCAACTACATCGGGTCGAACCTCGGGTTCGCGGTCGCCGCCGTCGTGGCCGGTGCGGTGTCGGCGCTCACCACCGAGCCGCAGATGGCCGAGTGGGGATGGCGGGTGCCGTTCCTGCTCGCCATCCCGCTGACCTTGCTGTGCCTGTGGGCGCGGCTGCGGATCGAGGACACGCCCGAGTTCGCGGCCGCGTCCCGCCGCGCGGACCTGCCCACCGCGCCGATGCGAGAGGCGTTCGCCACCCACCGCGTGGCCATGTTGCAGACCCTCGGCGTGACCGTGGCGCAGACCGGTTGCCTCTTCCTGGGGCTGACCTACATGAACATCTACCTGTCGGCGAACCTGGGCTACGACGCGACGCAGGTGCACTGGCTGTCGGCGCTGGTGGTGCTCGCCGGTGTGCTGCTCATGCTGCCCGCCGGTTGGCTGGCCGGACGCTTCGGCTCGCGCAACGTGATGCTCGTCGGGTTCGTGGGCCTGCTGGTGACCACTTACCCCGCGCTGATGCTCATGGGGCAACAGAGCCTCGCCCTGGCCGGGGTCGCCTACCTGTTGTACATGGGGTGGGGAGCGTTGATCCAGTCGCCCGCGGCGAGCCTGTTCCCGCGGTTGTTCGAGCGCAGGGTGCGCTACACCGGGATGGCCGTCGGCTACAACCTCGGCAACATCGTCGCCGGCGGCACGGCGCCCTACGCGGCGGCCTACCTCATCGACCGGACGGGGAACGTGCTTTCCCCGTCGTTCTTCGTGATGACCGTCTGCGTCATCGGGATCGCCACCCTGCTCGGCATCCGGAAGTACCGCTAG
- a CDS encoding enoyl-CoA hydratase/isomerase family protein: MADNEEIQFERDGHVARVWLNRPWKKNCVTVPILERLDQIITEVDADPELRVLVLRGRGGTFCSGFDLDALQEEYIGSSTAMEVAVISAKICDRLYSMNTPSVAVLEGHVTAGGFELMISCDFAIAADDAKIGDFHIRRALFGGAGPIYRVPRMIGIRKTKELMLTGKLLSGVEAADFNLINSSAPAEELDAAVEEFIGHLTDKSPFQMRITKMTIDRSLDADVHSLMVMEHLAVGVTLNSQDAAEGVSAFLEKRDPKWTGR; the protein is encoded by the coding sequence GTGGCGGACAACGAGGAGATCCAGTTCGAGCGCGACGGCCACGTCGCCCGGGTCTGGCTCAACCGGCCGTGGAAGAAGAACTGCGTCACCGTGCCGATCCTCGAGCGGCTCGACCAGATCATCACCGAGGTCGACGCCGACCCCGAGTTGCGCGTGCTGGTGCTGCGCGGTCGTGGCGGGACGTTCTGCTCGGGCTTCGACCTCGACGCGCTGCAGGAGGAGTACATCGGCAGCAGCACGGCGATGGAGGTCGCGGTCATCTCCGCCAAGATCTGCGACCGGCTGTACTCCATGAACACTCCGTCGGTGGCGGTGCTGGAGGGGCACGTCACCGCGGGCGGCTTCGAGCTGATGATCTCGTGCGACTTCGCGATCGCGGCCGACGACGCCAAGATCGGCGACTTCCACATCCGCCGCGCGCTGTTCGGCGGCGCGGGCCCGATCTACCGGGTGCCGCGGATGATCGGCATTCGCAAGACCAAGGAGCTGATGCTCACCGGCAAGCTGCTCTCCGGCGTCGAGGCCGCCGACTTCAACCTGATCAACTCCTCGGCGCCCGCCGAGGAACTGGACGCCGCGGTCGAGGAGTTCATCGGCCACCTGACCGACAAGAGCCCGTTCCAGATGCGGATCACCAAGATGACCATCGACCGCAGCCTGGACGCCGACGTCCACTCGTTGATGGTCATGGAGCACCTCGCGGTCGGGGTCACGCTGAACTCGCAGGACGCCGCCGAGGGAGTGTCGGCGTTCCTGGAGAAGCGCGACCCCAAGTGGACGGGTCGCTGA
- a CDS encoding Zn-ribbon domain-containing OB-fold protein, producing MSGTVLSTSGTLWTWTVQRVAPKSPPFVAPEGGFEPFAVGYVELPEGVRVMAVLDVPDLASLRIGMPLRIGVADGVPRASAVERTAGTASGGDHG from the coding sequence ATGTCCGGGACCGTCCTGTCCACTTCGGGCACCTTGTGGACCTGGACGGTCCAGCGCGTCGCCCCGAAGTCGCCGCCGTTCGTGGCACCTGAGGGCGGGTTCGAGCCGTTCGCGGTCGGCTACGTGGAGCTGCCGGAGGGCGTGCGCGTCATGGCGGTGCTCGACGTGCCGGATCTCGCCTCGCTCCGGATCGGGATGCCGTTGCGGATCGGGGTGGCCGACGGTGTACCGCGAGCCAGTGCGGTCGAGCGGACCGCAGGCACCGCCAGTGGAGGAGATCATGGATGA
- a CDS encoding thiolase family protein, which translates to MDEVLIVGAGISRFGRSDATGRRHAVDAVRTALADAGVPWSRVGAAFGGSDAAGLADTLVAELGLTGVPFVNVKNGCATGGSALVSAVNAIRSGMTDVAVVVGFDKHPRGAFDPRPQDWGLDEAYGRDGLMVTTQFFGMKIQRYVHDHGITPRTLALVAEKAYRNGSLNPGAWRRTKLSADEILDSGMVNDPLTRYMFCSPGEGAAALVLCSPRLARSIGGDPVTLRAAVVRSRRFGSFEVFSPWIPAGALTSVSRDAATAAFEAAGIGPDEVGVCQLQDTESGAEVMHMAECGFCADGEQEQWIRSGATEIGGALPVNTDGGCIANGEPIGASGLRQVHEVVQQLRGRAGDRQVPGRPSVGFTHVYGAPGVSACTVLAR; encoded by the coding sequence ATGGATGAGGTGCTGATCGTCGGTGCCGGCATCTCCCGGTTCGGCCGGTCGGACGCCACTGGTCGCAGGCACGCCGTGGACGCGGTGCGCACTGCCCTGGCCGATGCCGGAGTTCCGTGGTCGCGGGTGGGTGCGGCGTTCGGCGGCAGCGACGCCGCCGGACTGGCCGACACCCTGGTGGCCGAACTGGGACTGACCGGTGTGCCGTTCGTGAACGTCAAGAACGGTTGCGCCACCGGCGGAAGCGCGCTGGTGTCGGCGGTCAACGCCATCCGTTCCGGGATGACCGACGTGGCCGTGGTCGTGGGCTTCGACAAGCACCCGAGAGGCGCGTTCGACCCGAGACCGCAGGACTGGGGCCTCGACGAAGCCTACGGGCGCGACGGGCTGATGGTCACGACCCAGTTCTTCGGCATGAAGATCCAGCGCTACGTGCACGACCACGGCATCACGCCGAGAACCCTGGCGCTGGTGGCGGAGAAGGCCTACCGCAACGGCAGCCTCAACCCCGGCGCCTGGCGGCGGACGAAGCTGAGCGCGGACGAGATCCTGGACTCGGGGATGGTCAACGATCCGCTGACCCGCTACATGTTCTGCTCGCCGGGGGAGGGCGCCGCCGCGCTCGTGCTGTGTTCGCCGCGGCTGGCCAGGAGCATCGGTGGCGACCCGGTCACGCTGCGAGCCGCGGTGGTGCGGTCGAGGCGGTTCGGCTCCTTCGAGGTGTTCAGCCCGTGGATCCCGGCCGGTGCTCTCACCAGCGTCAGCCGGGACGCGGCGACCGCGGCGTTCGAGGCGGCCGGGATCGGCCCGGACGAGGTCGGCGTCTGCCAGTTGCAGGACACCGAGAGCGGGGCCGAGGTGATGCACATGGCCGAGTGCGGGTTCTGCGCCGACGGCGAGCAGGAGCAGTGGATCCGGTCGGGCGCCACCGAGATCGGTGGTGCGCTGCCGGTCAACACCGACGGCGGGTGCATCGCCAACGGGGAGCCCATCGGCGCCTCGGGTCTGCGCCAGGTCCACGAGGTCGTGCAGCAGTTGCGGGGCCGGGCAGGCGACCGCCAGGTGCCCGGGCGGCCGAGCGTCGGGTTCACCCACGTCTACGGGGCGCCCGGCGTGAGCGCCTGCACGGTCCTGGCCCGTTGA
- a CDS encoding acyl-CoA dehydrogenase family protein, which yields MEGVESMNGIPDPDEFRAEARAWLATVARPRPPEGEWGTGDDSVAVFENWSAEQEREHTERIRCWERTRFDHGWGALSWPEEFNGRGLPGSYEQLYLAEESGFEVPRRTELFPVTRQLVAPAIGIWGTPEQKARWIRPMLRTDELACQLFSETEAGSDLAAVRTRAVRDGDRWVLNGHKVWTSGAGVATWGVAVCRTDAEVPKHAGITVFLVRMDAPGVTVRPIRQMTGGSSFNEVYLDDVVVPDTDRLGEVGQGWRVTLTVLAAERLDSGSLGLGNADRAVELARHLPRPLTGAERHRAADLFVRTLVQRIIGLRVTAALVAGREPGAEASVGKLYATETMRRTSDLALQLLGPSLVADTGQWGTYAWTEHLLGAPGYSIAGGTDEIQRNILAERVLGLPKEAR from the coding sequence ATGGAGGGTGTGGAGAGCATGAACGGCATCCCGGATCCGGACGAGTTCCGCGCCGAGGCCCGCGCGTGGCTGGCGACCGTGGCCCGGCCGCGACCGCCGGAGGGCGAGTGGGGCACCGGTGACGACTCCGTGGCGGTGTTCGAGAACTGGAGCGCCGAGCAGGAGCGGGAGCACACCGAGCGCATCCGCTGCTGGGAGCGGACGAGGTTCGACCACGGTTGGGGAGCGTTGAGCTGGCCCGAGGAGTTCAACGGGCGCGGGCTGCCCGGGTCCTACGAGCAGCTCTACCTCGCCGAGGAGTCCGGGTTCGAGGTGCCGCGCCGCACCGAGCTCTTCCCGGTCACCCGGCAGCTCGTCGCCCCCGCCATCGGCATCTGGGGCACGCCGGAGCAGAAGGCCCGGTGGATCCGCCCGATGCTGCGCACGGACGAGCTGGCCTGCCAGCTGTTCTCCGAGACCGAGGCCGGATCGGACCTGGCCGCGGTGCGGACCCGCGCGGTGCGCGACGGCGACCGGTGGGTGCTCAACGGGCACAAGGTGTGGACCTCCGGTGCCGGCGTCGCCACCTGGGGAGTCGCGGTGTGCCGCACTGATGCCGAGGTGCCCAAGCACGCCGGGATCACGGTGTTCCTGGTGCGCATGGACGCCCCCGGGGTGACGGTGCGACCGATCCGGCAGATGACCGGCGGCAGCAGCTTCAACGAGGTCTACCTCGACGACGTGGTGGTACCCGACACCGACCGCCTCGGTGAGGTGGGCCAGGGGTGGCGGGTCACCCTGACCGTGCTGGCGGCCGAGCGGCTGGACTCGGGTTCCCTCGGGCTCGGCAACGCCGACCGCGCCGTCGAGCTGGCACGCCACCTGCCCCGCCCGCTCACCGGAGCCGAGCGGCACCGGGCCGCGGATCTGTTCGTGCGGACGCTGGTGCAGCGGATCATCGGACTGCGGGTGACCGCCGCCCTGGTCGCGGGCCGGGAGCCGGGCGCAGAGGCGTCGGTGGGCAAGCTCTACGCCACCGAGACGATGCGCAGGACGAGCGATCTCGCGCTGCAACTCCTCGGTCCGAGCCTGGTCGCCGACACGGGTCAGTGGGGGACCTACGCCTGGACCGAGCACCTGCTCGGCGCACCCGGGTACAGCATCGCCGGCGGTACCGACGAGATCCAGCGAAACATCCTCGCCGAGCGCGTCCTCGGACTCCCCAAGGAGGCGCGATGA
- a CDS encoding phosphotransferase family protein, whose translation MTVGAEEAELAARVREAFGQPVGDLKPLAGGHSGLTYQVTAGPNRYVVKAVPPRERPVGRNDMLRQARVLRALDGSAVPVPAVVAVDERVPAWFAMEFVAGEAIEPVLDDEHVPADVARMRMLELAGVLRRLHGVDPARLGPDVPEPLSAAGEVERWSRTMHAVPRELRPGAEELLRRLGENVPADLPPVLVHGDFRLGNVLCRGERAVAVLDWEIWSLGDPRTDLGWFLLFGDHRNFPGVGRETRGLPTEPELLAAYLDGAPELPAMDWFRALCRMKMAAIMGHNLRRHREGRRHDPDQERLPPTISALIRTARDILG comes from the coding sequence ATGACGGTCGGCGCCGAGGAAGCGGAACTGGCCGCCCGGGTCCGGGAGGCGTTCGGGCAGCCGGTGGGGGATCTCAAGCCGCTCGCCGGGGGACACTCGGGATTGACCTACCAGGTCACGGCCGGGCCGAACCGCTACGTCGTCAAAGCGGTCCCGCCCCGCGAGCGGCCGGTCGGCCGCAACGACATGCTCCGCCAGGCTCGGGTGTTGCGCGCGTTGGACGGCTCCGCGGTCCCGGTGCCCGCCGTCGTCGCCGTCGACGAGAGGGTTCCGGCCTGGTTCGCCATGGAGTTCGTCGCGGGCGAGGCGATCGAACCGGTGCTCGACGACGAGCACGTGCCTGCGGACGTGGCACGTATGCGCATGCTCGAGCTGGCCGGGGTGCTGCGGCGACTGCACGGCGTCGATCCGGCCCGCCTCGGCCCCGATGTGCCGGAACCGCTGAGCGCGGCCGGGGAGGTGGAGCGGTGGAGCCGCACCATGCACGCGGTTCCGCGCGAACTGCGACCCGGGGCCGAGGAGCTCCTGCGCCGCCTCGGGGAGAACGTGCCGGCGGATCTGCCACCGGTGCTGGTGCACGGAGACTTCCGGCTCGGCAACGTCCTGTGTCGCGGTGAGCGAGCCGTGGCCGTGCTGGACTGGGAGATCTGGAGCCTGGGCGATCCGCGTACCGACCTCGGCTGGTTCCTGCTCTTCGGCGACCATCGCAACTTTCCCGGTGTGGGAAGGGAAACCAGGGGGTTGCCCACCGAGCCCGAGCTGCTCGCAGCCTACCTCGACGGGGCACCGGAGCTCCCGGCGATGGACTGGTTCCGGGCGCTGTGCCGGATGAAGATGGCCGCGATCATGGGCCACAACCTGCGCCGCCACCGGGAAGGCAGGCGCCACGACCCGGATCAGGAGCGCCTGCCGCCCACGATCTCGGCGTTGATCCGAACGGCCCGGGACATCCTCGGGTGA
- a CDS encoding acyl-CoA dehydrogenase family protein — MDFEFSPRAQDLIERMRSFMQEHVFPGEAVYDRQLAEAADPHALPPVMRELKEKARAEGLWNLFLTHGDWGAGLTNLDYAPLAELAGRSIIGPEVFNCSAPDTGNMELLSLYGTPEQQERWLRPLLDAGIRSCFAMTEPDVASSDARNIRTRITRDGDDYVVNGRKWYTSGILDPDCKLIILMGVTDPEAPAYRQQSMLLVPRDTPGVTVLRDLPMFGYTDRLGHGEVLFEDVRVPATSILGGEGEGFALAQGRLGPGRMHYAMRAVGFAERALELMCRRVLDRVAFGRPLADQGVVREWIARSRIEVEQLRLLVLKSAWLMDTAGNSAARTEVAAIKVAALEVAHDVVDRAVQAHGAAGVSDDTVLARLFAISRALRIADGPDEVHLRTVARHELDKYRKADTA; from the coding sequence GTGGACTTCGAGTTCTCCCCGCGTGCGCAGGATCTCATCGAGCGCATGCGGTCGTTCATGCAGGAGCACGTCTTCCCCGGCGAGGCGGTGTACGACCGGCAGCTCGCCGAAGCCGCCGATCCGCACGCACTGCCCCCGGTGATGCGGGAGCTGAAGGAGAAAGCCCGTGCGGAAGGGCTCTGGAACCTGTTCCTCACGCACGGCGACTGGGGAGCGGGTCTCACCAACCTCGACTACGCGCCGCTGGCCGAGCTCGCAGGCAGGTCCATCATCGGGCCGGAGGTCTTCAACTGCTCGGCACCCGACACCGGGAACATGGAGCTGCTGTCCCTGTACGGAACACCGGAACAGCAGGAACGGTGGCTGCGGCCGCTGCTGGACGCCGGGATCCGCTCCTGCTTCGCGATGACCGAACCGGACGTGGCGAGCTCGGACGCGCGCAACATCCGCACCCGCATCACCCGCGATGGCGACGACTACGTGGTCAACGGCCGCAAGTGGTACACCTCCGGCATCCTCGACCCGGACTGCAAGCTGATCATCCTGATGGGCGTGACCGATCCCGAGGCACCGGCCTACCGGCAGCAGAGCATGCTCCTCGTCCCGAGGGACACCCCCGGGGTGACGGTGCTGCGAGACCTCCCGATGTTCGGCTACACGGACCGGCTCGGACACGGCGAAGTGCTCTTCGAGGACGTCCGCGTGCCCGCGACGAGCATCCTCGGCGGCGAGGGGGAGGGCTTCGCGCTCGCGCAGGGACGGCTTGGGCCCGGCCGGATGCACTACGCGATGCGCGCGGTCGGTTTCGCCGAACGGGCACTGGAGCTGATGTGCCGGCGCGTGCTGGACCGCGTGGCGTTCGGGAGACCGCTCGCCGACCAGGGCGTCGTGCGCGAATGGATCGCGCGCAGCCGGATCGAGGTCGAGCAGCTGCGCCTGCTGGTGCTCAAGTCGGCCTGGCTGATGGACACCGCGGGCAACTCGGCGGCCAGAACGGAGGTCGCCGCGATCAAGGTCGCCGCCCTGGAAGTCGCCCACGACGTCGTCGACCGCGCGGTGCAGGCGCACGGCGCGGCCGGGGTCAGCGACGACACCGTCCTGGCGCGGCTGTTCGCGATCAGTCGCGCACTGCGCATCGCCGACGGTCCAGACGAGGTGCACCTGCGCACGGTGGCCAGGCACGAGCTCGACAAGTACCGGAAGGCGGACACGGCATGA
- a CDS encoding SDR family oxidoreductase, which produces MTGGVLDGRVAVITGGSRGIGLAIGHAYRAAGAHVVLAARKADGLAEARSELLGVAAAGDVHTVVANAGEPDQAQRCADETMERFGRLDVLVNNAATNPYNGDLIDLDLSRAEKTVRVNQYGMIAWTRCAWHAWMAEHGGAVINIASVGGLVVDPHIGYYNATKAAMLHLTRQLAYELGPAARVNAIAPGLIKTELARAVWEVREPILTEKLPLRRLGTPEDVADAALFLASDASSWMTGQTLVLDGGALALPIGVEG; this is translated from the coding sequence ATGACCGGAGGGGTTCTGGACGGCAGGGTCGCGGTGATCACCGGCGGTTCCCGCGGTATCGGGCTGGCGATCGGACACGCCTACCGGGCCGCGGGTGCGCACGTGGTGCTCGCCGCGCGCAAGGCCGACGGTCTTGCCGAAGCGCGCAGCGAGCTGCTGGGCGTGGCGGCCGCCGGTGACGTGCACACGGTCGTGGCCAACGCGGGCGAACCGGACCAGGCGCAGCGGTGCGCCGACGAGACCATGGAGCGTTTCGGCCGGCTCGACGTCCTGGTCAACAACGCGGCGACCAACCCGTACAACGGCGACCTGATCGACCTGGACCTGTCGCGGGCCGAGAAGACGGTGCGGGTCAACCAGTACGGGATGATCGCCTGGACGCGCTGCGCGTGGCACGCGTGGATGGCCGAGCACGGCGGGGCCGTCATCAACATCGCCTCGGTCGGCGGCCTGGTCGTCGACCCGCACATCGGTTACTACAACGCCACCAAGGCCGCGATGCTGCACCTCACCCGCCAGCTCGCCTACGAGCTGGGACCGGCCGCCCGCGTCAACGCCATCGCCCCCGGCCTGATCAAGACGGAGCTGGCCCGTGCGGTGTGGGAGGTGCGCGAGCCGATCCTGACCGAGAAGCTTCCGCTGCGCAGGCTGGGTACGCCTGAAGACGTGGCCGACGCGGCGCTGTTCCTGGCCTCCGACGCGTCCTCCTGGATGACCGGGCAGACCCTGGTCCTGGACGGCGGCGCGCTGGCCCTGCCGATCGGGGTGGAGGGATGA
- a CDS encoding SDR family NAD(P)-dependent oxidoreductase: MSPTTGDGLPPIRPTGELFTLRGKTAVVTGASSGLGARFAAVLAAAGATVFAAARRLDRLSALAAGDDRIRPVSCDVSREDDRARLVDAVHEETGRLDVLVNNAGMSGSTRAAEESARDFTDVLAVNLVAPFHLARLMAEAGAPAAGKSIVNVSSILGLVSAAPLGGASYAASKAGLIGLTRELAGQWGGAGVRVNALAPGWFRSEMTEALFADERSNRWVTRNTMLGRGGDGAELDGALLFLASDASSYCTGQVLAVDGGWTAR, encoded by the coding sequence ATGAGCCCGACGACGGGTGACGGGCTGCCCCCGATCCGCCCGACCGGTGAGCTGTTCACCCTGCGCGGTAAGACGGCGGTCGTGACCGGAGCGTCGTCGGGTCTGGGGGCCCGTTTCGCCGCCGTGCTCGCGGCTGCCGGTGCCACCGTGTTCGCCGCGGCCCGCAGGCTCGACCGGCTGAGTGCGCTGGCCGCCGGCGATGACCGGATCCGGCCGGTCTCCTGCGACGTGAGCCGGGAGGACGACCGGGCACGCCTCGTCGACGCCGTGCACGAGGAGACGGGCCGGTTGGACGTGCTGGTGAACAACGCGGGGATGTCGGGCTCCACCCGGGCGGCCGAGGAGTCGGCGCGGGACTTCACCGACGTGCTCGCGGTCAACCTCGTCGCGCCCTTCCACCTCGCCCGCCTGATGGCCGAAGCCGGAGCGCCGGCGGCAGGCAAGAGCATCGTGAACGTCTCCTCCATCCTCGGCCTGGTGTCCGCGGCACCGCTCGGCGGAGCGAGCTACGCGGCGTCCAAGGCCGGTCTGATCGGCCTGACGCGGGAGCTCGCCGGCCAGTGGGGTGGCGCCGGGGTGCGGGTCAACGCGTTGGCGCCCGGATGGTTCCGCTCGGAGATGACCGAGGCGCTGTTCGCCGACGAGCGTTCGAACCGGTGGGTAACGCGCAACACCATGCTCGGCCGGGGCGGCGACGGTGCTGAGCTCGACGGAGCACTGCTGTTCCTCGCCTCGGACGCCTCGTCCTACTGCACGGGCCAGGTGCTGGCCGTCGACGGCGGCTGGACGGCCCGATGA
- a CDS encoding enoyl-CoA hydratase/isomerase family protein gives MSRVQVEVRDSVAHVVMCRGEAGNAIDLAMARALLGAATTCCDADVRVVLLRGEGRSFCVGGDLREFAAMEGQERHDHLMAVTDALHEALLVFASMDAPVIAAVHGAVAGAGVGLAAAADILLAAEDATFVLAYTGIGYSPDAGVTWSLPRLVGPKRAMELLLTNPRISAGEAAAMGLVTRVLDGATLVDDAQQLAGQLAEGATNSFGVTKRLVAQGLSSALGVHLDREARALSAAAVSPEGVEGVDAFLTKRPPRFHRQGADRPRREPQR, from the coding sequence ATGAGCCGGGTCCAGGTGGAGGTTCGGGACTCCGTCGCACACGTCGTGATGTGTCGCGGCGAAGCAGGCAACGCGATCGACCTCGCGATGGCGCGGGCGCTGCTGGGCGCGGCGACGACGTGTTGCGACGCGGATGTCCGCGTGGTGCTGCTGCGGGGCGAGGGTCGCTCCTTCTGCGTCGGTGGGGACCTGCGCGAGTTCGCCGCGATGGAAGGGCAGGAGCGCCACGATCACCTGATGGCGGTGACCGATGCCCTGCACGAGGCGCTGCTGGTGTTCGCTTCGATGGACGCTCCGGTCATCGCCGCGGTGCACGGAGCGGTCGCCGGTGCCGGAGTCGGTCTGGCCGCCGCCGCGGACATCCTGCTCGCAGCCGAGGACGCGACGTTCGTGCTCGCCTACACCGGCATCGGCTACTCGCCGGACGCGGGGGTGACCTGGTCGCTACCACGCCTGGTCGGGCCGAAACGCGCCATGGAGCTGCTGCTGACCAACCCGCGGATCTCGGCAGGCGAGGCGGCGGCGATGGGACTGGTGACCCGCGTGCTGGATGGTGCGACGCTGGTCGACGACGCGCAGCAGCTCGCCGGTCAGCTCGCGGAGGGTGCCACGAACTCGTTCGGCGTCACGAAACGGCTGGTCGCCCAGGGGCTTTCGAGCGCGCTCGGCGTCCACCTGGACCGGGAGGCGCGGGCGCTGTCCGCGGCGGCGGTGTCCCCCGAGGGCGTCGAGGGGGTCGATGCGTTCCTCACCAAGCGCCCACCCCGCTTCCACCGCCAGGGCGCGGACCGACCGCGGCGGGAACCGCAGCGGTGA